In the genome of Quercus robur chromosome 3, dhQueRobu3.1, whole genome shotgun sequence, one region contains:
- the LOC126718332 gene encoding protein JINGUBANG: MTLSHTLKAGMRVRTLLATCSSSTCTTTTTTNTDNYSTIPFPKNRTPTPKLLLASDTGSSSDITSNSTSSSNSTDTTTVTSSSTLQSDLSLQSLPSVPSLQKLSPETLNLSVSHLCTTTIKPTASLPITSLAVHSNLLYAASSHEINVYDCSSCSSVSSFNGQDSSSGSLKSVSFCNGKIFTAHQDCKIRVWQVTATPTKKHKLLTTLPTVNDRLRRFVLPKNYVTVRRHKKRLWIEHSDAVTGLAVNDGFIYSVSWDKSLKIWRASDLRCVESIKAHEDAVNAVTVSEDGTVYTGSADRRIRVWAKPFGEKRHALVATLEKHKSAVNALALNDDGSVLFSGACDRSILVWEREDSANHMAVTGALRGHSKAILCLINVSDLLFSGSADCTVRIWQRGLDGRYCCLAVLDGLQKPVKSLAAVSDDKSNGVVSVFGGSLDGEIKVWQVSVSNHYSPTSSVVL, translated from the coding sequence ATgactctctctcacactctaAAAGCCGGCATGAGGGTCCGCACATTGCTAGCCACTTGTTCCTCCTCCAcatgcaccaccaccaccaccaccaacaccgaCAACTACTCAACCATCCCATTCCCGAAAAACCGGACACCAACTCCGAAACTCTTATTAGCTTCCGATACAGGCAGCTCTTCCGATATTACTAGTAATTCCACTTCATCATCAAACTCAACCGATACCACCACCGTCACCAGCAGTAGCACCCTACAAAGCGACCTCTCCCTCCAGAGTCTGCCATCTGTCCCTTCCCTCCAAAAACTCTCCCCGGAAACCCTAAACCTCTCTGTCTCTCACCTCTgcaccaccaccattaaaccCACTGCATCTCTCCCAATCACATCTCTCGCCGTCCATTCCAATCTCCTCTACGCCGCCTCCTCTCACGAGATCAACGTCTATGATTGCTCCTCTTGTTCGTCTGTCAGCTCATTCAACGGTCAGGATTCCTCCTCCGGTTCTCTCAAGTCCGTTAGTTTCTGTAACGGAAAAATTTTCACCGCTCACCAAGACTGTAAAATCCGAGTCTGGCAGGTAACGGCTACTCCGACCAAAAAGCACAAGCTTTTAACGACTCTCCCAACTGTCAACGACCGTCTACGCCGCTTCGTGCTTCCGAAGAACTACGTAACCGTTCGCCGTCACAAGAAGCGGCTCTGGATCGAGCATTCCGACGCCGTCACTGGCCTCGCCGTTAACGACGGCTTCATCTATTCGGTTTCGTGggataaaagtttgaaaatatGGAGAGCTTCCGATCTCCGTTGCGTTGAGTCCATTAAAGCTCACGAGGACGCCGTGAACGCCGTAACGGTCTCTGAAGACGGAACGGTTTACACGGGCTCCGCCGATAGGCGAATCCGGGTTTGGGCCAAACCGTTTGGCGAGAAAAGACACGCGTTGGTTGCCACGCTGGAAAAGCATAAATCGGCTGTGAATGCCTTGGCCTTAAACGACGACGGATCGGTGCTGTTTTCGGGTGCGTGCGACCGTTCGATATTGGTGTGGGAGAGAGAGGACAGCGCGAATCACATGGCTGTCACCGGAGCATTGAGAGGTCACAGTAAAGCGATACTGTGTCTGATCAACGTCTCCGATTTGTTGTTCAGTGGTTCAGCTGATTGCACGGTCAGGATTTGGCAACGTGGACTTGATGGCAGGTATTGCTGTTTGGCCGTTTTGGATGGGCTTCAGAAACCGGTAAAGTCGTTAGCGGCAGTTTCAGATGATAAATCAAACGGTGTCGTTTCTGTCTTTGGTGGTAGTCTTGACGGGGAGATTAAGGTGTGGCAGGTCTCAGTTTCGAATCATTATAGTCCGACATCCTCAGTTGTTCTTTGA